In a genomic window of Pseudomonadota bacterium:
- a CDS encoding prepilin-type N-terminal cleavage/methylation domain-containing protein, giving the protein MLDRTSFQRLHIERRDLFGRASRRGVTLLEVVLATALLGLLATLIVQVLVPMGKGSARATQQVELQQTATLAIEQIARDLTSSIPAAVSVAAPGGPP; this is encoded by the coding sequence ATGCTGGATCGGACAAGCTTCCAGCGCCTGCATATTGAACGGCGCGACCTGTTCGGCCGCGCCTCCAGACGAGGCGTCACCCTCCTCGAGGTGGTTCTTGCAACAGCGCTGCTGGGTCTTCTGGCCACACTCATCGTGCAGGTGCTGGTTCCCATGGGCAAGGGCAGCGCGCGCGCCACCCAGCAGGTCGAGCTGCAGCAGACGGCCACGCTGGCCATCGAGCAGATCGCCCGCGACCTCACATCGAGCATTCCCGCCGCCGTGTCGGTCGCGGCGCCTGGCGGCCCCCCCC
- a CDS encoding GAF domain-containing protein yields MRRERPLPPEPFDAVVRRMVEELGAERALVVYGGDVTAPTPRAAHGFDHNAVWTTAPLSLTILRKVLASGEPLHSIDALEGQGFEDSASLLITGVRAVICAPLWHNDEVRGLLYADRLVRGRPFSRGDNTVIMRMARDLELTIRQHASPGADGGDESVVAPAEPPTPRSRIDVARPTPRKASAPEPPALTLPRRSRIVFLQSFATLLGVGVSLSRSLALLGEDGDDHRTKAVAYRILEGVERGQSLSRAISACGSAFTPLQLKLLEVADRTGTTDVVLRRLAMHDERSLALMLRVRSVLTYPIALCLICGVLLLLIPPLLLKGQLEAMQSAGMTPPAITQALLSVSRFMSSLPGLLVVAAVSAGGIPLALRVSGNARAKRWLRRRASAVPRLGRLLVELGTARFASALEMQLDAGVSVLDAVSASAEAAGDPLLLDGAKNALEGLRAGLDMTQSLERVAYFPSGFVSLLSAGEESGELPRLLGWIATHYEREVDGSLEMAAAALEPLVLMVLGVAAAGVCLATMLPLVKMVEQL; encoded by the coding sequence ATGCGCCGCGAACGACCGCTCCCCCCGGAACCGTTCGACGCCGTCGTGCGACGCATGGTGGAGGAGCTGGGCGCCGAGCGCGCCCTGGTGGTCTATGGCGGCGATGTGACGGCGCCCACGCCCCGTGCCGCGCACGGCTTCGATCACAACGCCGTATGGACCACCGCCCCGCTCAGCCTCACCATCCTGCGCAAGGTGCTGGCCAGCGGCGAGCCGCTTCACAGCATCGACGCGCTCGAGGGACAGGGATTCGAGGACTCGGCCAGCCTGCTCATCACAGGCGTGCGGGCGGTCATCTGCGCGCCCCTGTGGCACAACGACGAGGTACGGGGGCTGCTGTACGCCGATCGCCTCGTGCGCGGCCGCCCCTTCAGCCGTGGCGACAACACCGTGATCATGCGCATGGCGCGAGATCTCGAGCTCACCATCCGGCAGCACGCCTCCCCCGGCGCCGACGGCGGCGATGAGAGCGTCGTCGCGCCCGCGGAGCCCCCCACACCACGCTCTCGCATCGACGTTGCCCGACCCACGCCGCGAAAGGCGTCTGCTCCCGAACCGCCCGCCCTCACACTGCCGCGGCGCTCGCGCATCGTGTTCCTGCAGAGCTTCGCCACCCTGCTGGGCGTGGGCGTGAGCCTGTCACGCAGCCTGGCCCTGCTCGGAGAGGACGGAGACGATCACCGGACCAAGGCCGTGGCCTATCGCATCCTCGAGGGAGTGGAGCGAGGACAGTCGCTGTCGCGCGCCATCAGCGCGTGCGGCTCTGCGTTCACCCCCTTGCAGCTCAAGCTGCTCGAGGTCGCCGACCGGACAGGCACCACCGATGTGGTGCTGCGACGACTGGCCATGCACGACGAACGAAGCCTCGCCCTCATGCTGCGAGTGCGTTCGGTGCTCACCTATCCCATCGCGCTCTGCCTGATCTGCGGGGTGCTGCTCCTGCTGATCCCTCCGCTGCTGCTGAAAGGCCAGCTCGAGGCGATGCAGTCGGCCGGCATGACGCCTCCCGCAATCACGCAGGCCCTGCTCAGCGTGTCACGCTTCATGTCGAGCCTGCCCGGGCTTCTTGTCGTAGCGGCCGTCAGCGCGGGGGGGATTCCCCTCGCCCTGCGCGTGTCAGGCAACGCACGGGCGAAGCGCTGGCTGCGACGAAGAGCCTCTGCGGTTCCGCGCCTGGGCCGTCTGCTCGTGGAGCTCGGCACGGCGCGCTTTGCATCTGCCCTCGAGATGCAGCTCGACGCCGGCGTGTCGGTTCTTGACGCCGTCTCCGCGTCAGCGGAAGCCGCCGGCGATCCCCTGCTGCTCGACGGCGCCAAGAACGCCCTCGAAGGGCTGCGCGCGGGGCTCGACATGACCCAGAGCCTCGAGCGCGTCGCCTACTTCCCCTCAGGATTTGTCAGCCTGCTCTCGGCGGGGGAGGAGTCGGGGGAGCTGCCGCGCCTGCTGGGCTGGATCGCAACCCACTACGAACGCGAGGTTGACGGCTCGCTCGAGATGGCGGCCGCGGCACTCGAGCCCCTGGTGCTCATGGTGCTGGGCGTGGCCGCCGCCGGCGTGTGCCTGGCCACCATGCTGCCCCTTGTGAAGATGGTGGAGCAGCTATGA